A stretch of the Capsicum annuum cultivar UCD-10X-F1 chromosome 10, UCD10Xv1.1, whole genome shotgun sequence genome encodes the following:
- the LOC124888022 gene encoding uncharacterized protein LOC124888022, translating to MFGIDITQFEDVLAPFNTYLVSVAQVKDPPFEYKSALNDYIWTIDRNTIVEPIEKVTPPKDPLTQPTRLTLTAFDTFEYQPKDYEFDVLAIVINDSHPTKTASEKKVQEFIIIDEQINK from the exons ATGTTCGGTATTGATATAACACAGTTTGAAGATGTGCTTGCACCCTTCAATACATATTTGGTGTCTGTTGCGCAAGTGAAAGATCCACCTTTTGAATATAAGAGTGCACTTAATGATTACATTTGGACAATTGATAGAAACACCATAGTTGAGCCCATTGAAAAGGTTACTCCTCCGAAAGATCCGTTAACTCAGCCAACAAGGTTAACTCTTACCGCATTTGACACCTTCGAGTATCAACCCAAAGACTATGAGTTTG ATGTACTTGCCATTGTCATCAACGACAGCCATCCTACAAAGACAGCAAGCGAAAAAAAAGTTCAGGAGTTCATTATCATTGATGAACA GATCAACAAATAG